In the Lampris incognitus isolate fLamInc1 chromosome 11, fLamInc1.hap2, whole genome shotgun sequence genome, one interval contains:
- the slc35a5 gene encoding probable UDP-sugar transporter protein SLC35A5 isoform X1 — MVCCRPNPRPCLRSSVYTLALGLGFVVLGTSRILLLKFSANAENKYDFLPASVNLLAEALKLLFCLLMSLRVVVREGRSRKELGCSSSAPPSLGFLKWSVPAFLYFLDNLIIFYVISYMQPAMAVLFSNFVILTTALLFRLVLKRRLSWVQWAALVILFLSIISLTTGSGDSKQSVALPGLHSHPFLIPTNSCQLYTQLMEQMNNSRDLDLKTTILSCPVLLHLSYGDSWMLAMPGQAWRDKLVGRLRTLGFGHILLVLQCFISSMANIYNEKIFKEGDQLTESIFIQNSKLYTFGLVFNALTLALGREARGITLHCGLFHGHNIYSIGLVFVTAALGLSVAFILKFRDNMFHVLTGQITTVLVTALSLLLFNFRPSLDFFLQAPVVLLAIFVYNASRPKDPEYSLQREKLRVINGEVFERSRGDGEELERLTKPNTDSESEEESF, encoded by the exons ATGGTCTGCTGCCGTCCAAACCCCCGGCCCTGTCTGCGGTCGTCGGTCTACACGCTGGCCCTCGGTCTGGGCTTTGTGGTGCTGGGGACCAGCCGCATACTGCTGCTGAAATTCTCTGCAAATGCAG AGAACAAGTACGACTTCCTCCCCGCTTCTGTCAATCTGCTGGCCGAGGCCCTCAAACTGCTCTTCTGTCTGCTCATGTCGCTCAGGGTCGTAGTGCGAG AGGGTCGCTCACGTAAGGAACTGGGCTGCTCCTCCTCCGCTCCTCCGTCTCTTGGGTTCCTGAAGTGGTCCGTCCCAGCTTTCCTCTACTTCCTGGATAACCTCATCATCTTCTATGTCATCAGCTACATGCAGCCT GCCATGGCCGTGCTGTTCTCCAACTTCGTCAtcctgaccacggctctgctctTCAGGCTGGTTTTAAA GAGGCGTCTGTCCTGGGTCCAGTGGGCGGCGCTTGTCATCCTCTTCCTGTCCATCATCTCTCTGACAACAGGTTCAGGAGACAGCAAGCAGTCTGTTGCCCTGCCGGGACTCCACAGCCACCCGTTTCTCATCCCAACCAACTCCTGCCAGCTCTACACACAGCTGATGGAGCAGATGAACAATAGCAG AGATCTGGATTTAAAGACCACCATCCTGTCATGTCCTGTACTGCTTCACCTCAGCTACGGCGACTCCTGGATGTTGGCTATGCCCGGACAGGCCTGGAGAGACAAGCTGGTGGGGAGGCTTCGCACTCTGGGCTTCGGCCACATCCTTCTGGTCCTGCAGTGCTTCATCTCGTCCATGGCCAACATCTACAACGAGAAGATCTTCAAGGAAGGAGACCAGCTCACTGAGAGCATCTTCATCCAAAACAGCAAACT GTATACATTCGGTCTGGTGTTCAACGCCCTGACCTTGGCGCTGGGCAGGGAAGCACGTGGCATCACCCTGCACTGTGGTCTCTTCCATGGACATAACATCTACTCCATAGGCCTCGTGTTTGTCACTG CTGCTCTGGGTCTGTCTGTTGCCTTCATACTCAAGTTCCGGGACAACATGTTTCACGTCCTGACGGGTCAGATCACCACGGTGTTGGTCACCGCCCTGTCCCTTCTCCTCTTCAACTTCCGCCCATCCCTGGACTTCTTCCTGCAGGCGCCCGTGGTGCTCCTGGCCATCTTCGTGTACAACGCCAGTCGACCCAAAGACCCGGAGTACAGCCTGCAGCGGGAGAAGCTCCGCGTCATCAACGGGGAGGTGTTTGAGAGGTCCAGAGGG
- the slc35a5 gene encoding probable UDP-sugar transporter protein SLC35A5 isoform X2: MVCCRPNPRPCLRSSVYTLALGLGFVVLGTSRILLLKFSANAENKYDFLPASVNLLAEALKLLFCLLMSLRVVVREGRSRKELGCSSSAPPSLGFLKWSVPAFLYFLDNLIIFYVISYMQPAMAVLFSNFVILTTALLFRLVLKRRLSWVQWAALVILFLSIISLTTGSGDSKQSVALPGLHSHPFLIPTNSCQLYTQLMEQMNNSSYGDSWMLAMPGQAWRDKLVGRLRTLGFGHILLVLQCFISSMANIYNEKIFKEGDQLTESIFIQNSKLYTFGLVFNALTLALGREARGITLHCGLFHGHNIYSIGLVFVTAALGLSVAFILKFRDNMFHVLTGQITTVLVTALSLLLFNFRPSLDFFLQAPVVLLAIFVYNASRPKDPEYSLQREKLRVINGEVFERSRGDGEELERLTKPNTDSESEEESF, from the exons ATGGTCTGCTGCCGTCCAAACCCCCGGCCCTGTCTGCGGTCGTCGGTCTACACGCTGGCCCTCGGTCTGGGCTTTGTGGTGCTGGGGACCAGCCGCATACTGCTGCTGAAATTCTCTGCAAATGCAG AGAACAAGTACGACTTCCTCCCCGCTTCTGTCAATCTGCTGGCCGAGGCCCTCAAACTGCTCTTCTGTCTGCTCATGTCGCTCAGGGTCGTAGTGCGAG AGGGTCGCTCACGTAAGGAACTGGGCTGCTCCTCCTCCGCTCCTCCGTCTCTTGGGTTCCTGAAGTGGTCCGTCCCAGCTTTCCTCTACTTCCTGGATAACCTCATCATCTTCTATGTCATCAGCTACATGCAGCCT GCCATGGCCGTGCTGTTCTCCAACTTCGTCAtcctgaccacggctctgctctTCAGGCTGGTTTTAAA GAGGCGTCTGTCCTGGGTCCAGTGGGCGGCGCTTGTCATCCTCTTCCTGTCCATCATCTCTCTGACAACAGGTTCAGGAGACAGCAAGCAGTCTGTTGCCCTGCCGGGACTCCACAGCCACCCGTTTCTCATCCCAACCAACTCCTGCCAGCTCTACACACAGCTGATGGAGCAGATGAACAATAGCAG CTACGGCGACTCCTGGATGTTGGCTATGCCCGGACAGGCCTGGAGAGACAAGCTGGTGGGGAGGCTTCGCACTCTGGGCTTCGGCCACATCCTTCTGGTCCTGCAGTGCTTCATCTCGTCCATGGCCAACATCTACAACGAGAAGATCTTCAAGGAAGGAGACCAGCTCACTGAGAGCATCTTCATCCAAAACAGCAAACT GTATACATTCGGTCTGGTGTTCAACGCCCTGACCTTGGCGCTGGGCAGGGAAGCACGTGGCATCACCCTGCACTGTGGTCTCTTCCATGGACATAACATCTACTCCATAGGCCTCGTGTTTGTCACTG CTGCTCTGGGTCTGTCTGTTGCCTTCATACTCAAGTTCCGGGACAACATGTTTCACGTCCTGACGGGTCAGATCACCACGGTGTTGGTCACCGCCCTGTCCCTTCTCCTCTTCAACTTCCGCCCATCCCTGGACTTCTTCCTGCAGGCGCCCGTGGTGCTCCTGGCCATCTTCGTGTACAACGCCAGTCGACCCAAAGACCCGGAGTACAGCCTGCAGCGGGAGAAGCTCCGCGTCATCAACGGGGAGGTGTTTGAGAGGTCCAGAGGG